GGTACTACTCGACCTCGACGCCGAGGTGCCGATCTACCAACAGATCCGGGACCAGGTGGTGGAAGCTATCGCGGCAGGCACGCTGGCGCCCGGTGCCGGGCTTCCGTCCACCAGGCAGCTGGCCGTCGATCTGGCGGTCAACTTCCATACCGTCAACAAGGCCTACGACCTGCTGCGCCGCGAGGGCATCATCCGCGTCAACCGCAAGAGCGGTGCGGCGGTCCGGCCGGACGTCAAACAGTCGTCCGACGAACTGCGGGTCGGCGTCGACTGGGAGGCGCGCATGCACACTCTTCTCGCCGAGCTCGATGTGCGAGGCATTTCCAAGGAGGAGGTGATGGCCTATGTCGAGGCGACCCTGGACGGTTTCCCCGGGAGGGGGGACGGAGGCTCCCACCGGTGACGTGACAAAAGTGAACAGGTGAACACC
The nucleotide sequence above comes from Streptomyces sp. NL15-2K. Encoded proteins:
- a CDS encoding GntR family transcriptional regulator codes for the protein MRVLLDLDAEVPIYQQIRDQVVEAIAAGTLAPGAGLPSTRQLAVDLAVNFHTVNKAYDLLRREGIIRVNRKSGAAVRPDVKQSSDELRVGVDWEARMHTLLAELDVRGISKEEVMAYVEATLDGFPGRGDGGSHR